One window of the Paenibacillus beijingensis genome contains the following:
- a CDS encoding DUF4349 domain-containing protein, whose translation MRRRGVRWITAAAVLLLIALTLLAGCSAENSGSADTAGSSAAVTSSADKDMFQAASPAEEGKAESASSPEAPALSDQASTGTVPAGNKASSQQETSTSETETEGDVAFDRKIVYKATLTMEVKDFAKASVALQNVLHQSGGYILKFSDSKNSAENGAAYTLKVPADGFMSFLTRLEQIEHSLFERQMTGTDVTEEYVDLTARLKAKQVVEARLLSFMDKAQSASDLLEFSSQLASVQGDIERIKGRMRYLDTNVAYSTIELRMYQPVTAAPVVPDGPKALGVRMSDALTASTKGISAIFQGVLVFAAGALPVLILLLIGLALLWLFRRTFRGRPLHTLKPGTGLADPAPPSSIADESPDADRKPKS comes from the coding sequence ATGCGCAGAAGAGGAGTAAGGTGGATAACGGCAGCCGCAGTACTGCTGCTAATTGCGCTGACGCTGCTGGCAGGATGCTCGGCGGAGAATAGCGGGAGCGCGGACACTGCCGGAAGTTCAGCCGCGGTGACCAGCTCAGCCGACAAGGACATGTTTCAAGCAGCATCTCCAGCGGAGGAAGGAAAAGCCGAATCCGCCTCGTCGCCGGAAGCTCCTGCACTGAGCGATCAAGCATCGACCGGTACGGTTCCAGCGGGGAATAAGGCTTCCTCGCAACAGGAAACTTCCACCTCGGAAACAGAGACAGAAGGCGATGTCGCGTTCGATCGCAAAATCGTATACAAAGCGACACTGACGATGGAAGTGAAGGACTTTGCGAAGGCGAGCGTCGCGCTGCAAAACGTTCTCCATCAAAGCGGCGGTTATATCCTCAAATTCAGCGACAGCAAAAACAGCGCCGAAAATGGAGCGGCTTACACGCTGAAAGTGCCGGCTGACGGGTTCATGTCATTTCTGACGCGTCTGGAGCAGATCGAGCACAGCCTGTTCGAACGGCAAATGACAGGGACTGATGTAACGGAAGAATACGTCGATCTTACGGCGCGGCTGAAAGCGAAGCAGGTCGTTGAAGCGCGCCTGCTGTCCTTCATGGATAAAGCGCAGAGTGCCAGCGACCTGCTCGAGTTCTCCAGCCAGCTCGCTTCCGTGCAAGGCGATATCGAGCGGATCAAAGGACGGATGCGGTATCTGGATACGAACGTGGCCTATTCGACGATCGAGCTGAGGATGTACCAGCCGGTGACCGCTGCTCCGGTTGTTCCGGACGGACCTAAAGCGCTTGGTGTCCGGATGAGCGATGCTCTGACCGCAAGCACAAAAGGAATCAGCGCCATTTTTCAAGGCGTGCTCGTCTTCGCAGCAGGCGCGCTGCCCGTGCTGATCCTGCTTCTTATCGGATTAGCGCTGCTCTGGCTCTTCCGGCGGACATTCCGCGGCAGACCGTTGCACACATTGAAGCCCGGCACCGGACTTGCCGACCCGGCACCGCCGTCCTCCATTGCAGACGAAAGCCCCGATGCTGACAGAAAGCCGAAAAGTTGA
- the atzF gene encoding allophanate hydrolase, whose protein sequence is MNSTFPKELTINGLRASYLSGEFTPREIAYEIVRRAASDESYNIWITPPSLELLEPYLQRLEAIPPEELPLWGIPFAVKDNIDLAGIPTTAGCADFAYTPESSAFVVARLIGAGAIPVGKTNLDQFATGLVGTRSPYGETHNALRPELISGGSSSGSAVAVARGQAAFSLGTDTAGSGRVPAALNGLVGYKPAVGAWSSSGVVPACKSLDCVTVFAHCLEDAEAVDRCARGVNPEDPASQHRPVGQKGLPSRILLPQREPEFYGPYADKYRSAWRKAVEGVESSNIPIAYADDELFAEAAAVLYEGPWIAERWASLGGFTQAHPGSALPVTEAILRSGGDGKLTAASLFRSIHRLSELKLEAAKLLQDAVLLMPTCGGTWTREQVRLNPVGANSDMGRYTNHCNLLDLSAVALPAGVAGDDLPFGITLFSLPQQEHLLRGAAAVFMRITGQSEADHSEEHSTVHSLQSEAQAETAASPETTLVAVCGLHMRGFPLEKQMIACGAKFIREDITAAKYRLIKLATTPAKPGLLKQTAGGRSISLEVWEMPLAAFGGFAASIPGPLGIGKVELADGTEVPGFICEGYGEAGSADITSFGGWRNAVC, encoded by the coding sequence ATGAACAGCACATTTCCAAAGGAGCTTACGATAAACGGTTTAAGAGCGTCTTATTTGAGCGGGGAATTTACTCCCCGCGAGATCGCATATGAGATCGTTCGCCGCGCAGCGTCGGACGAGTCGTATAACATCTGGATCACCCCGCCGTCTCTCGAGCTGCTGGAGCCTTATTTACAGCGGCTGGAGGCAATCCCGCCCGAAGAGCTTCCGTTGTGGGGCATTCCGTTTGCGGTCAAGGACAATATTGATTTGGCGGGCATCCCGACGACTGCGGGCTGTGCGGATTTTGCTTATACTCCCGAAAGCAGCGCGTTTGTCGTGGCGCGGCTGATCGGCGCAGGAGCGATTCCGGTAGGCAAAACCAATCTCGACCAGTTCGCCACCGGACTTGTCGGCACCCGCAGTCCATACGGCGAGACGCACAATGCGCTGCGTCCGGAGCTGATCAGCGGCGGCTCCAGCTCCGGATCTGCCGTTGCGGTTGCGCGCGGACAGGCCGCTTTTTCGCTTGGAACCGACACGGCCGGCTCCGGACGCGTTCCGGCAGCGCTCAACGGACTGGTGGGCTACAAGCCGGCAGTCGGGGCGTGGTCTTCGAGCGGTGTTGTTCCGGCTTGCAAAAGCTTGGACTGTGTGACCGTTTTCGCGCACTGCCTGGAGGATGCGGAAGCGGTCGACCGCTGCGCACGGGGAGTTAATCCAGAAGATCCGGCATCGCAGCATCGTCCGGTCGGACAAAAGGGACTGCCGTCGCGAATATTGCTTCCGCAGCGTGAACCGGAATTTTACGGTCCCTATGCGGACAAATACCGCAGCGCCTGGAGGAAAGCGGTTGAAGGCGTGGAGTCGTCAAATATTCCGATTGCGTATGCAGACGACGAGCTGTTTGCCGAAGCGGCGGCCGTTCTCTATGAAGGGCCTTGGATCGCCGAGCGCTGGGCCTCCTTGGGCGGCTTCACCCAAGCCCATCCGGGTTCGGCGCTGCCGGTGACCGAAGCCATTCTTCGTTCGGGCGGCGACGGGAAGCTGACTGCAGCCTCGCTGTTCAGGTCCATCCATCGTCTTAGCGAGCTTAAGCTTGAAGCGGCGAAGCTGCTTCAGGATGCGGTGCTCCTGATGCCGACCTGCGGCGGAACGTGGACCCGCGAGCAGGTCCGTCTGAATCCGGTGGGAGCCAACTCGGATATGGGCCGCTACACCAATCATTGCAATCTGCTCGATTTGAGCGCGGTCGCGCTGCCGGCTGGCGTTGCCGGAGACGATCTCCCTTTTGGCATCACGTTGTTCTCGCTGCCGCAGCAGGAGCACTTGCTGCGCGGTGCGGCGGCTGTATTCATGAGAATTACCGGTCAAAGCGAAGCAGATCATTCAGAAGAACATTCAACAGTTCATTCCTTACAAAGCGAGGCGCAAGCCGAAACAGCGGCTTCGCCGGAGACGACGCTTGTCGCCGTATGCGGGCTGCACATGCGGGGCTTTCCGCTGGAGAAGCAAATGATTGCCTGCGGCGCGAAATTTATCCGCGAGGATATAACGGCGGCAAAATACCGCCTGATCAAGCTTGCGACTACTCCGGCCAAGCCCGGCCTGCTCAAGCAAACTGCCGGCGGCCGTTCCATTTCGCTCGAAGTGTGGGAAATGCCGCTTGCCGCATTTGGCGGCTTTGCGGCTTCGATTCCCGGACCGCTCGGCATCGGCAAGGTTGAGCTGGCGGACGGCACGGAGGTGCCCGGATTTATATGTGAAGGCTACGGCGAAGCCGGTTCGGCCGATATTACCTCCTTTGGAGGCTGGCGAAATGCCGTTTGCTAA